The uncultured Fusobacterium sp. nucleotide sequence GAAAAAATTCTTTTCAGCACTTTTTATGTGAGCTATTAAAAAATGCAACAGCCCCTTTTTACTTAAAATTATTTTTTATTAAATAATTTATTTAGATTAGGAGAAGCTCGAAAACGTATAGTTAACTCTGAAGGAAGTTCCATAGGTTCTTTGGTCCTAGGATTGCCAATAATTCTTCCCTTTCTTTCAAACACTTCAAAAGTTCCACGCTTGAAAAAAGAAACTTTTCCTTGAGCAATTAGAACGTTTTTTAAAGTATGAAATAACACATCAATATCTTCAGTTGCCTCTTTTATGTCAATTTTGTTATTATTCATTTCTATATATTTTAAAATAAAATCTCTTTTATTCATTTAACCACTCCTTACTTTTATTATTTAAACTTTTCTTTAAAGAATTACCAATTTTAAATTTTATAGTATATTTTCCTTGAGTATAGCCTATTTCTTGTGAGTAAGGAGAGGAGTATTTTCTGGGTTTGCATCTTTTTAGTTTAAATTTGCCCCAGTGCCTAAACACTATATCTTCTTCAGTTTTTAAAGTCTCAATTATAGTTTTCCAAAAAATATCAATTTTTTCTTTGGCTTCATCAACAGTTTTCAATTTTTTATTGATTTTATAAAGTTGAATGAAGTCTACTTCTTTCATTTTTTAATCCTCCTTATTTATAAAATATTTTAATCAGTATATTTATTACTTTATAAGTAAGGAAAAGTCAATAGTTAAGAAAATTTTTAATCTTAAATTCAAATTTCTTTCGGGGTTTCAGAATTATTTACTCTATTTACAAGAAGTTGATCTACCTTAAAATTATCTACATCAACAACTTCAAAAGTATAATTTTCAAACTCAACTTTAGCAGCTTTTTTAGGGATACTTTTTAACATGTACATCATAAATCCAGCAATGGTTTCATAAGTATCCTCCTCAGGGAACTTTTCTATTTCTAAAACTTTTTTAACATCTTCAATAGGAGTAACACCATCAATTAACCATGATCCTTCGCCTCTGCAAATAATTTGTTGTTCATCTTGATCTTGATATACAATATCTCCCATTAAAGTATTTACAACGTCATTAAGAGTAACTAATCCAACTACATGTCCGTATTCATTTAAAATAATGGCAAAATCATCTCTAGCTTCATTAAATCTGTCTAAAGCTTCTGAAAGAGTAAGTGTATTAGGAATAATCAATAGAGAAGTATTTGTAATCTCTTGAATGTCGTGTAAACCACTAATTTCACCTTTTAAAATTCTAGGTAAAATATCTTTAGAATCAACATATCCAATTAAAGAATCAATCTCATTTTGACAAACTAAAAATTTAGAGTGAGGATAATTTGCTATTTTATTTTTTATGCTTTCTTCTCCCTCTTCAACTGTAAGATATACAATTTCATCTCTTGTAGTCATAATTGAAGAAACCCATCTAGTATCTAATTCAAAAATATTTTCAATTAAAGAGTGTTCTTTTTTTTGAACGACTCCAGCTTCAGCACCTGCATCAACAACAGCAAAAATATCATCATATGTTATAATGTCGTTTCTAGTTTGTGGGACTTTAAAAATTTTAAATATAAATGAGGCGATTCCGTTGAAAATAACAATTAATGGTTTAAATATGCAGATTAAAAATAACATAGGTTTTATAATATTTACAGCAATTTTTTCAGGTGAAACCATTGATAATCTCTTTGGAATAAGATCAGCAAATTCAATAAATAACCCAGTAATAATACAGAAAGAGACAAAACTTCCTATCATTTCCGCTTTTACTGAGAGGAAAGGCAGCCAAGTAATGATAAAATTTTTAACCCAAGGAGTTGCTATATTATCTCCAAGGATACCTCCCATTATTGCTATAGCATTTATTCCAATTTGGACTACAGTGAAAAAATTTCCAGACATTTGTTGAATTTCTAAAACTTTAGCAGCGTTTTCATTTCCCTCTTCAATCATAACTTGAAGTTTCATTTTTCTAGCAGAAGCTAAAGAAATTTCACTCATAGAAAGAAAAACACTCATTAATACAAGAACAAAAATAAAGATAATTCTTAAAAAAATATTCATAATATCTCTCCTAATCATAATATTTATATATTATATTTTTTATAAACTTAAAATTAATACAATAAAATTATAACATATTTTCTTAATTGCTGTCATGTGAAATTTTGGTGTTTTATGAAACTTTAATAAAGAAATGAATTAATAATTCGAAAAAATAAAATTTTAATAAATTTTTATATAATAAATAAAAATTAAAAAAGATAAAATATTAAAAAAATATATCTAAATAATTTATAAAATGTTATATAAATAAACAAATTAATGAGAAATATGATTGATTAAATCATAAATATGAAGTATAATTGGTATATAAAATAGTAGTACTGAAAAGAACTACTTATTAAAAGGAGCGAAATATGCAGGATATAATAGATAAACTAATGGGGTTTGGTTTTACTAAAACAGAAGCTATAGTCTATGTAACTCTTTTAAAATTTGGAAAGATGAATGGATATAAGATGGCTAAAGAACTTAATATTTCTCGTTCAAATGTTTATCAAACATTGGAGTCGTTATATAAAAAAGGGTATGTGTTTATGACTCCAGGAGACAGTAAAGAGTATGAAGCAAAAGATCCAGATATATTATTTAAAGAGTTAGAAATAGGATTTTATAAAAATTTAGAAATAGCAAAAGAGCAATTGAAAAATGTAAAAAAAGCTCCTAAAGAAAATTTTTATTTAAGAATAGAGGGATATGATAATATTTTGAAAACTTTGCAAGAGATAATAAAAAATGCAGAGAAAGAAATTTATATGAACATAGACTTTCCTTTAAATATAATAGAAAATGAGTTAAAAGAAGCAGCCAGTAAGGGTGTAAGAGTGATTATTTTTTCTTTTAACAAATTGAAAGAAATAGATGTTAAAGGCATAGAATATTATCATAAAACAGATGTATGTGAAGACTATAAACATTCAAAAAGAATAATGATTGTGGTAGATTTGAAAAAAAGTTTTGTTGTTACAAATTCCGGAGATAAGATAACAGGAACTTTAACTGATAATCTAGAGTACATTCAAATAATTTCTGAGCATATACATAGTGATATTTATATGGCAAGATTAGCGAAATTATATGAAAAATCATTTGAGGATAATATCTCAATAAATAGTTTACATGAGAAGAAAAATTTTATATATTAAGAGCAGGTGAAAAGATGTTTGAGAGAAGCAGTGGTATTTTAATGCATATAAGTTCCCTACCAAGTGAATATGGAATTGGGGATTTTGGAAAAAAAGCTTATGAATTTGTTGATTTTTTAAAAAAAAGTGAGCAAAAATTATGGCAAGTACTTCCAATGGGGCCTACAGGATATGGAGATTCACCATATCAATCTTTTTCAACATATGCAGGAAATCCATATTTTATAGATATAGAAGATCTTTATCAGTTAGGTTACTTAGATGAAGATGATTTGAAATATATGAGAGAGATAAATTATAGTGATAATCTTGATTATGAACAATTGTATGAGAGAAAAACAAAGGTTTTAAAGAAAGCTTTTGAAGGTTTTAAGAAGGAAAATAAAGAAATTATAATTAAAGAATTTAAAGAATTTAAAACTGAAAATAGTTGGTGGTTAGATAATTATTCATTATATATGGCTTTAAAATTTAAATTTAATGGTAAATCTTGGCAAGATTGGTCAAAGGATTATAAGTATAGAAATGTAAAGAAAATGTTAATAGATGAAGAAACAAAGAAAAATATGGATTATTTTTCATTTGTGCAGTATACTTTCTATAAGCAGTGGTTTAAGCTAAAAGAGTATGCCAATTCAAATGGTATAAAAATAATTGGAGATATTCCAATTTTTGTTGCTACAGATAGTGCAGATACTTGGTCAAATTCAGAAATATTTCAATTTGATAAGTACAAAAGACCTAAGAGAGTTGCTGGATGCCCACCAGATTATTTCAGCAAAAATGGACAATTATGGGGAAATGTACTTTATGATTGGAAGAGATTGAAAGAAAGTGGTTATCATTGGTGGATAAAAAGAATAGAATACAGTTTTAAAGTGTACGATGTAGTTAGAATAGATCACTTTAGAGGATTTGAAGCTTATTGGAGTATTTCAGCTAAAGATAAAACTGCTGTAAAAGGACATTGGGAAAAGGGACCAGGTATAGAATTCTTTAGAGTATTAGAAAGAAGAATAGGTAAAAAACCTATAATAGCTGAAGATTTAGGGCTTCTTACAGATGGAGTAAGAAAACTTCTAAAAAGAAGTGGATTCCCAGGAATGAAAATTCTAGAGTTTGCTTTTGACTCTAATGATAGTGATTACTTGCCACATAAATATGAAAAAAACTCAGTAGCTTATACAGGAACTCATGATAATAACACAGTTGAAGGATGGTATAAGGGAATAACATCAGAAGTTAAATACTATTGTGATGAGTATTTGAAAAAATATTTAATAGAGAAAAATTGCAATTATTGGGATCCTATAAATTGGAGATTTATAAATGCAATATGGGCTTCAGAGGCTAATATAGCAATTGTACAGATGCAAGATCTACTAGGAATAGGAGAAGAAGGAAGGATGAATGCGCCTTCAACTCTTGGTAAAAACTGGAAATGGAGAATGCAATCTTACGAGTTAACAGAAGAGATAGCAGAAAATTTAAAGAATGTTACTAGAAAGTTTTACAGATAGAAACACTAATATTAAAGGGAGAGAAAATGAGAGTAGGAAAAGAAGAATTAAGAAAACAAATTGAAAAGTATGTTAAAGTAAGTTTTGGAAAAGATATTTCTGAAGCTACTGAATTAGAGGTATACAGAGCTTTAGGACAAGCTATAATGGAAGATATAGCTGAAGATTGGTATGAAACTAATAAACTTTATTCTCAAAAGAAACAAGCTTATTATTTTTCAGCAGAGTTTTTAATGGGAAGAGCTTTAGGGAATAACCTTATTAACCTTGGAGTTTTAGATGAAGTTAAAGAAGTTTTAACAGAACTAGGAATAGATTATAATAAAGTAGAAGATGCAGAAGAAGATTCAGCTTTAGGAAATGGTGGACTTGGAAGACTAGCAGCATGTTTCCTTGATTCATTAGCTACTTTAAACTTACCAGGACATGGATACGGAATAAGATATAGAAATGGTATTTTTAACCAATCATTTAAAGATGGATATCAAGTTGAAAAACCAGAAACTTGGTTAAAATATGGAGATGTATGGTCAGTTATGAGACCAGCAGATGAAGTAATTGTAAGTTTTGGTGATGGAAGTGTAAGAGCTGTTCCTTATGATATGCCTATTATTGGATATGGAACAAGAAATATAAATACTTTAAGACTTTGGGAAGCTAAATCTTTAGTAGATCTTGATTTAGGAAAATTCAATCAACAAGATTACCTACATGCAACTCAAGATAAAACAAGAGCAGAAGATATTTCAAGAGTGCTTTATCCAAATGACTCAACAGATGAAGGTAAAAAATTAAGATTAAAACAACAATATTTCTTTGTATCAGCATCATTACAAGATATTTTAAGAAAATATAAAAGACTTCATGGAAGTAACTTTGATGAGTTCCCAGAATATGTAGCTATTCAATTAAATGATACACATCCAGTTATTGCTATACCTGAATTAATGAGATTATTTGTTGATTTAGAAGGACTTTCATGGGAAAAAGCATGGAGCATAGTTGAAAAAACATTCTCTTACACAAACCACACTATTCTAGCTGAAGCACTTGAAAAATGGTGGGTAGGATTATATGAACAAGTAGTACCAAGAGTATATCAAATAACTCAAGGAATCAACAATCAATTAAGAGGATTCTTAGCTGAAAGATTCCCAAATGATCCTGTAAGACAAGATAGAATGTCAATAATTCAAGGAAATATGATTCATATGGCATGGCTTGCTATTTATGGAACACATGCTACAAATGGAGTTGCAGCACTACATACTGAAATTCTTAAACATAAAGAATTAAAAGATTGGTATGAACTATATCCAGAAAGATTCTTAAATAAAACAAATGGAATAACTCAAAGAAGATGGCTACTTCAATCTAACCCAGAGTTATCAGCACTTATTACAGAATTAATTGGAAATGAATGGATTACTGATTTAAGTCAATTAAAGAAATTAGAGGCATATGTAGATGATGAAGAAGTATTGAAAAAATTATTATCTATTAAACATGCTAAAAAAATAGAACTTGTAAAATATTTAAGAGAAGTTCAAGGAATAGAAGTAAATCCAAACTCTATATTTGATATTCAAATTAAGAGATTACATGAATACAAAAGACAACTATTAAATATATTCCATGTAATAGGATTATATAATAAATTAAAACTAAATCCTTCAATGTCTTTCCAACCAGTAACATATATTTATGGAGCTAAAGCAGCACCAGGATATTTAGTTGCTAAAGGAATTATCAGATTAATAAATGAAGTTGCTCAAGTTATCAATAAAGACCCAGAAACAAATGGAAAATTAAGAATAGTATTTGTTGAAAACTATAGAGTATCTGTAGCACAAAAACTATTCCCAGCAGCAGATATATCAGAACAAATTTCAACAGCAGGAAAAGAAGCTTCAGGAACAGGAAATATGAAATTTATGCTAAATGGAGCTCTTACAATAGGAACACTTGATGGTGCAAACGTTGAAATAGTAGAAGAAGCTGGAGAAGAAAATAACTTCATCTTTGGATTAAAAGTAAATGAAATTGAAGAGATGAGAGCTAAAGGATATGATCCTCATGTTCCATATAATTCAGTAGAAGGATTAAAGAAAATAGTAGATTCTTTAATAGATGGAACATTTAACGATCTAGGAACAGGAATTTATGGAACTATTCATAGATCACTTATGGAAAATGCTCCTTGGCATCAAGCAGATCAATACTTTGTATTAGAAGATTTTGAAGCTTATAGAAATGCTCAAAAGAGAATAAATGTTGAGTATAGAGATAGATTAGGTTGGGCTAAAAAACAATTAATGAATATTGCAAATGCAGGTAAGTTCTCATCAGATAGAACAATAAAAGAATATGCAGATGAAATTTGGTTTATAGAACCAGCTAAATTAGAAGACTAATATCATCAGGAGGTGATATTTTAATGGAAAGAGAAATGGATATTTATCTTTTTCATAGAGGAGAACATAGAGAAGCTTATAATTATATGGGGGCTCATTGTACAAAAAAATCAGTGATTTTTAGAGTATGGGCACCCCATGCTAAATCAGTAGCAGTAGTAGGAGATTTTAATAATTGGGATGGAAGTAACCATATGATGAATAAGCTCAATGCTGAGGGAATATGGGAACTAGAGATACCTAAATTAAAGAAAATGGCAAAATATAAATATAGAGTAGAAGATAGCAATGGGAATGTTGTAATGAAGGCAGACCCATATGCTTTCTATTCAGAAGTTAGACCAAATACAGCTTCAATTGTATACGATGTTCCAAAATTCAGATGGGCAGATAAAAGATGGCTAAACAAAAGAACAACAGGTTTAAATAAGCCAATAAATATCTATGAAGTTCATTTAGGTTCATGGAAGAGAGGAATCCATGGAGAATGGCTAAATTATAGAGATTCAGCAATAATGCTATGTGAATATTTAAAAGAGATGAACTATACTCATGTTGAAATTATGCCATTAAATGAATACCCTCTTGATGCTTCATGGGGATATCAAGCTACAGGATATTACTCTGTAACAAGTCGTTATGGAACTCCAGAAGATTTTATGTTCTTTGTAAATTTAATGCATAAAAATAATATAGGAGTAATTCTTGATTGGGTACCCGGACACTTCTGTAAAGATGCTCATGGATTATATAAATTTGATGGGACACCATGTTATGAATACCAAGATGAAAGACTTGGAGAGAATAAAGAGTGGGGAACATGTAACTTTGATGTAACTAGAAACGAGGTAAAAAGTTTTCTTATTTCAAATTTAACTTATTGGTTTAGAGAGTTTCATATAGATGGAGTACGTATGGATGCAGTAGCAAATATGTTATATCTTTCATATGGAAAAGATGGTGAAAAAATAACAAATCAATATGGTGGACAAGAAAATCTAGGAGCAGTAGATTTCTTTAAAGAGATGAACTCAATTATTCATGATGATTTCCCGAATGTTTTGGTAGTAGCAGAAGATTCAACTGCTTGGCCACTTGTAACTAAACATCCAATAGATGGAGGATTAGGATTTGATAGCAAGTGGAATATGGGATGGATGAATGATACTTTAAAATATTTTAGTACAGATCCTCTTTTTAGAAAAGATCACCATGGAAAACTAACATTTTCATTTATGTATGCTTTCTCAGAAAATTATGTTTTACCATTATCACATGATGAAGTAGTACATGGAAAAAAATCTATAGTAGATAAAATGCCAGGATATCAAGAAGATAAATTAGCTCATACAAGAGCATTATACTCTTATCAAATGGCTCATCCAGGAAAGAAACTTAACTTCATGGGTAATGAGTTTGCTCATGGATTGGAATGGAGATTCTATGAATCTCTTGAATGGCATCTTATAGAGCAACATGAAGATAATAAAAATATGCAAACTTTTGTTAGAGATCTAAATAAACTATATTTAGATGAAAAAGCTCTATGGGAAGATGGTGGAGACACTTTTGAATGGATTGAACATGAAAACTATACAGAAAATATGTTAGCTTTCCTAAGAAAAACAAGAGATTTCAAAGAACATTTAGTAATTGTCTTTAACTTTTCTGGAGTAAATAAAATTAAATATAAGATTGGAATTCCAGAAAATAAAGTATATAATGTAATTATTAACAGCGATGATAAAAAATATGGTGGAAAAGGAATATTAAAGAAGAAAAAATATAAACCAATTTTGAAAGATTGGAATTATAGAAAACAACATATTGAAATAGATATTCCTGCTAACACAGTTGTTTTTTTGAAACCTGAAAAAGAAGGGGGCTTAAAAAGAAAAGCAAGTAAAAAAGTAAACGAGGAGAAAGATTAAAAAGAAAAATAGCTAAAGTATTAGCCAAATAGTATTAAAAAATATTAGGAGGATATTATGAAGAAAAAATCAATAATAGCTATGATATTGGCTGGAGGACAAGGAAGCCGTTTATTAGATCTTACTGAAAAAATAGCTAAACCAGCTGTTGCTTTCGGAGGAAAATATAGAATAATCGACTTTGCATTAAGTAACTGTTCAAACTCTGGAATTGACACAGTAGGAGTACTTACTCAATATGAACCACATGTATTAAATGATCACATTGGAATAGGATCACCTTGGGACTTAGATAGAATGGATGGAGGAGTTACAGTACTTCAACCACATACTAAGAAAAATGATGAAGGTGGATGGTATAAAGGTACAGCAAATGCTATCTATCAAAATATAAGATTTATAGATAAATATGAACCAGAAAATGTTCTTATTCTTTCTGGAGACCATATCTATAAAATGGATTATGACAAAATGTTAAAATTCCATAAAGAGAACGATGCTGATGCAACTATTGGTGTATTTAATGTACCTTTAAAAGATGCTCCAAGTTTTGGAATTATGAATACAAATCCAGATTATTCAATTTATGAATTTGAAGAAAAACCAAAAGAACCAAAGAGCACTCTTGCATCAATGGGAATCTATATTTTTAAATGGGATTTATTAAAACAATATTTAATTGAAGATGAAAAAGATCCAAACTCAAGTAATGACTTTGGTAAAAATATAATTCCTAATCTTTTAAATGATCATAAAAAACTTATGGCATATCCATTTAAAGGATACTGGAAAGATGTTGGAACTATAGAAAGTTTCTGGGATGCTCATATGGATCTATTAAAACCAGATAATGAATTAAATATTTTTGATAAGAACTGGAAAATAAACACTCGTCAAGGTGTATATCCACCATTATATGTAAGTGACGATGCAATAGTTTTAAGTTCACTTGTAGATAAAGGGTGTGAAATAGAAGGAGAAGTTAGAAACTCTGTAATATTCCCTGGAGTAAAAATTGGAAAAAATAGTAAAGTTATCAATTCAGTAGTAATGCAAAATACTATAATTGAAGAAAACGTTATTATTAACAAAGCTATTATTGCTAATGATGTAACTGTTAAGAAAAATACGGTAATTGGTGATGATGAACATATTGCAATAATAGGACAAGGAAAAACAGTAAAAAGTGAAGCTATAAAATAGGCTTGCGAGGGAGGAAATTATTATGCTAAATAACTATATGGCTATAATATTTTTAGCCGAATCTTTAGATAATATCAGATCACTTACAAAAATGAGACCACTTGCTTCTCTTCCAGTTGGAGGAACTTATAGAATAATAGATTTTTCATTATCAAATCTTGTAAATGCAGGAATTAGAAATGTTGGAATATTTGGTGGAAATGAAGATCTTAACTCATTAACTGACCATATAGGAAGAGGAACAGAATGGGATCTAGATAGAAAGAAAGATGGAATATTCATCTTCAAACAAATGGCAGACTCAACTTACTCTACAAATATAAAAAGAGTAAAGAAAAATATGGAATACTTCTTCCGTAGTAAACAACAAAATGTTGTTGTAATGAGTTCGCATATGGTTTGTAATATAGATATTGCAGATGTAGTAAAAAAACATGAAGAAAGCGGAAAAGATGTAACTTTAGTTTATAAAACAGTAGATAATGCTAACTCAAGATTTGACAATTGTGATAGTGTTAAACTAGGAGAAAATGGAGAAATTACTGGAATAGGACAAAACTTATTCTTCAAAAAAGATGAAAATATCTCTCTAGAAATCTTCGTATTGAAAAAAGAATTACTAATTAAATTAATTTGTGATGGAATTCAAAATGGAGCTTACTATACAGTAAGAGATCTAATCTCTAGAAATGTTGGAAGAGTTTCTATTAATGGATATGAATTTAAAGGATACTTAGCGTGTATCAACTCAACTAAAGAGTACTTTGACTTTAATATGGATCTACTAAATAAAGAAGTTAGAGATGATGTATTTAAGAAAGATAATAGAAATATCTTTACTAAAACAAAAGATACTCCACCTTCAATGTTTAAAAAATCAGCTCAAGTAGTTAACTCTATTATTGCTAACGGATGTATATTAGGAGGAGAGGTTAAAAACTCTATCCTTGCAAGAGGAGCAGTTGTAGAAGAGGGAGCAATAGTTGAAGATAGTATAATTCTTCAAGATAGTGTTGTAAAAGCAGGAGCAATATTAAAGAATATCATTGTTGATAAAAATAATGTTATTAAATGCAATGAAAAACTTATAGCTTCTAAAAACTATCCATTAGTTATAGAAAAAAGTGTTAAATGGGATGTTGAACACTATAAAGATTTATTAGATTATTTAAAGGGAAAAGAGTAGGTTTTTAGGCAAAAGGAGGGTAGTAAATGAAGATACTTTTTGCAACAGGAGAAGCGTGGCCTTTTGTAAAGACAGGCGGACTAGGTGACGTAGCTTATTCTCTACCAAAAGCATTGAAAAAAGAGAAAATAGATGTTAGAGTTATCATGCCTAAATATGGTAATATACCTGAAAAATATAGAAATGAGATGAAACATCTAGGAGATAAACAAATTTGGGTAGCTCATCATAATGAGTATGTAGGAATAGATAGTTATGAATTAGAAGGAGTAACTTACTATTTCGTTGATAATGAAAGATATTTTAAGAGAGATAAAGTCTATGGTGAGGGAGATGATTGTGAAAGATTCACATTCTTTGCTAAAGCTGTAGTTGAAACTTTCTATATAACTGGATTTGAACCAGATATTATCCATTGTAATGATTGGCATACAGGACTTGTGCCAATCTATTTAAAAGAACGTGGGCTAAATGATATAAAAACTATCTTTACTATTCATAATCTTAGATTCCAAGGATTCTTCTTTAATAATGTAATAGAAAATACATTAGAAATAGATAGAAATAAATATTTCCAAGAAGATGGAATTAAATATTATGATATGATCTCTTTCTTAAAAGGAGGAGTAGTTTATTCTGATTTTGTTACTACAGTTAGTGATTCATATGCAGAAGAAATTAAAACTCCAGAATTAGGAGAGGGGCTAGATGGTCTATTTAGAAAATTTGATTATAAATTAAAAGGAATTGTAAATGGAATAGATGGAAATGTATATAAAGTTCCTAGAAAAGGTAAGAAGAGATTAAAAGCTGAATTACAAGAAAAACTAGGATTGAAAAAAGATCCAGATGTTCCATTGGTTGCAATAATCACTAGATTAGATAGACAAAAGGGAATAGATATGATTGCTGAAGTTTTTGATAAGATGATGAACTTAGGAATTCAATTTATTCTTTTAGGAAATGGTGAGCCTAAATATGAAGATTTCTTTAAATGGAAAGAAAGACAATATCCAGAAAGAGTTTGCTCATATATAGGATTTAATCAACCACTTTCAATAGATATCTATAGTGGAGCTGATATGTTCCTAATGCCTTCAATTTTTGAACCTTGTGGATTATCTCAAATGATAGCAATGAGATATAGTTGTGTTCCTATTGTTAGAGAAACTGGAGGTTTAAAAGATACTGTAACTCCATATAATGAGTTTACAGGAGAGGGAGATGGATTTGGTTTTAAAAATATAAGTGGAGAGGAATTATTAAAAACTTTAGAATATGCAATCTCTATTTATAAAGATAAAGATCAATGGGAAAAAGTTGTTAAAAATGCTAAGACAAGAGATAACAACTGGGATACTTCTGCTAAAAAATATATAGAACTATATAAAAAAGTAGAGAAATAGAATTATAGAGCTGTGATAGATTGGAGAATCAATCTGTACAGCTCTATTTTATTTAGATTAAATAAACCATTCAGCGATCATGCATCTAGCAGATCCACCACCATTAGTTTCAATAGTATGTATGTCAGCATAAAGAATCTCATCATATTTTTCAATAATATTTTTTTGCTCTATTGTTAAGGAATCATAAGCAGTTTTTGACATTACTAGTATTTTATCTTCATTAGCTTTTTTTAATTCAAGAGTATTTCCTAAAAAATGCTTAGTTTGTTCTTCTGAGATTTCAATAAGCTCTTTTCCAGAATTGATAATACTATTTTTTAAATTATTTTTTTCAATTTCATTCTCAACAGCATTTAAAAAGACAATAGCGAAATTCTCAGCAATAGTTAACATTACATTGGTATGGTATATAGGAGCTTTTTGTCCATTGATAGTTTGGAAACCACTAAAAGTAACTCCTTTATATCCCATAGTTTTACAAAATTCTTCAAACAATTCTTTATTAGTTCTTTTAGATATATTTGCATAAGCTATCTTATTTTTTCTATCTAAACAAATACTTCCTGTTCCTTCTAAAAATCTATTTTTCTTTTCATTTTCAGTTAGATCAATAATTTTTAAGTTTTCTCTATCTTTTACAAAATTAAGTATTTTATCTGTTCTTTCAAGTCTTCTATTTTCAGCATACATAGGATACAGAACAAGAGAGTTATTATTATGAGTACTAAACCAGTTATTAGGAAAAATACTATCTGGAGTATGAGGAGTTAAAGTGTCTTGTAATACAATAACATCAATAGTGGCTTTTTTTAATTTTTCAACAAAAGCATCAAATTCTTTTTCAGCACTCTTTTCAATAACGTCAGCTGAATTATTCTCTTTTACTTGATATAAGTTGTCTTTTCCAGTTTCTTCATTGTAGCTAAAAGCTATAGGTCTTACCATTAAAACTTTATTAGTAATAAATTCTTTCATAAAAAAACCTCCAACATAATTTAGTTATATTATTTCTAGGACTAGAGATATTAATATTATAATTCTTTTTTTTAAAAAATACAAATTAAACTACTGTGCAAAAATA carries:
- the glgB gene encoding 1,4-alpha-glucan branching protein GlgB, with amino-acid sequence MEREMDIYLFHRGEHREAYNYMGAHCTKKSVIFRVWAPHAKSVAVVGDFNNWDGSNHMMNKLNAEGIWELEIPKLKKMAKYKYRVEDSNGNVVMKADPYAFYSEVRPNTASIVYDVPKFRWADKRWLNKRTTGLNKPINIYEVHLGSWKRGIHGEWLNYRDSAIMLCEYLKEMNYTHVEIMPLNEYPLDASWGYQATGYYSVTSRYGTPEDFMFFVNLMHKNNIGVILDWVPGHFCKDAHGLYKFDGTPCYEYQDERLGENKEWGTCNFDVTRNEVKSFLISNLTYWFREFHIDGVRMDAVANMLYLSYGKDGEKITNQYGGQENLGAVDFFKEMNSIIHDDFPNVLVVAEDSTAWPLVTKHPIDGGLGFDSKWNMGWMNDTLKYFSTDPLFRKDHHGKLTFSFMYAFSENYVLPLSHDEVVHGKKSIVDKMPGYQEDKLAHTRALYSYQMAHPGKKLNFMGNEFAHGLEWRFYESLEWHLIEQHEDNKNMQTFVRDLNKLYLDEKALWEDGGDTFEWIEHENYTENMLAFLRKTRDFKEHLVIVFNFSGVNKIKYKIGIPENKVYNVIINSDDKKYGGKGILKKKKYKPILKDWNYRKQHIEIDIPANTVVFLKPEKEGGLKRKASKKVNEEKD
- a CDS encoding glycogen/starch/alpha-glucan phosphorylase, with the protein product MRVGKEELRKQIEKYVKVSFGKDISEATELEVYRALGQAIMEDIAEDWYETNKLYSQKKQAYYFSAEFLMGRALGNNLINLGVLDEVKEVLTELGIDYNKVEDAEEDSALGNGGLGRLAACFLDSLATLNLPGHGYGIRYRNGIFNQSFKDGYQVEKPETWLKYGDVWSVMRPADEVIVSFGDGSVRAVPYDMPIIGYGTRNINTLRLWEAKSLVDLDLGKFNQQDYLHATQDKTRAEDISRVLYPNDSTDEGKKLRLKQQYFFVSASLQDILRKYKRLHGSNFDEFPEYVAIQLNDTHPVIAIPELMRLFVDLEGLSWEKAWSIVEKTFSYTNHTILAEALEKWWVGLYEQVVPRVYQITQGINNQLRGFLAERFPNDPVRQDRMSIIQGNMIHMAWLAIYGTHATNGVAALHTEILKHKELKDWYELYPERFLNKTNGITQRRWLLQSNPELSALITELIGNEWITDLSQLKKLEAYVDDEEVLKKLLSIKHAKKIELVKYLREVQGIEVNPNSIFDIQIKRLHEYKRQLLNIFHVIGLYNKLKLNPSMSFQPVTYIYGAKAAPGYLVAKGIIRLINEVAQVINKDPETNGKLRIVFVENYRVSVAQKLFPAADISEQISTAGKEASGTGNMKFMLNGALTIGTLDGANVEIVEEAGEENNFIFGLKVNEIEEMRAKGYDPHVPYNSVEGLKKIVDSLIDGTFNDLGTGIYGTIHRSLMENAPWHQADQYFVLEDFEAYRNAQKRINVEYRDRLGWAKKQLMNIANAGKFSSDRTIKEYADEIWFIEPAKLED
- a CDS encoding glucose-1-phosphate adenylyltransferase, which gives rise to MKKKSIIAMILAGGQGSRLLDLTEKIAKPAVAFGGKYRIIDFALSNCSNSGIDTVGVLTQYEPHVLNDHIGIGSPWDLDRMDGGVTVLQPHTKKNDEGGWYKGTANAIYQNIRFIDKYEPENVLILSGDHIYKMDYDKMLKFHKENDADATIGVFNVPLKDAPSFGIMNTNPDYSIYEFEEKPKEPKSTLASMGIYIFKWDLLKQYLIEDEKDPNSSNDFGKNIIPNLLNDHKKLMAYPFKGYWKDVGTIESFWDAHMDLLKPDNELNIFDKNWKINTRQGVYPPLYVSDDAIVLSSLVDKGCEIEGEVRNSVIFPGVKIGKNSKVINSVVMQNTIIEENVIINKAIIANDVTVKKNTVIGDDEHIAIIGQGKTVKSEAIK